A genomic region of Cryptococcus gattii WM276 chromosome F, complete sequence contains the following coding sequences:
- a CDS encoding Ubiquitin-conjugating enzyme e2-16 kDa, putative (Similar to TIGR gene model, INSD accession AAW44057.1), with protein sequence MALKRINKELIDLGRDPPSSCSAGPINDNLFQWQATIMGPADSPYSGGVFFLSLTFPTDYPFKPPKVQFTTKIYHPNINANGSICLDILRDQWSPALTISKVLLSICSMLTDPNPDDPLVPEIANTYKTDRARYEATAREWTRKYAT encoded by the exons ATGGCTTTGAAGCGCATTAACAAG GAACTCATCGACCTCGGACGTGACCCCCCATCTTCATGCTCCGCTGGTCCCATCAATGACAATCTTTTCCAATGGCAAGCGACCATTATGGGCCCG GCCGATTCCCCTTATTCGGGAGGTGTCTTCTTTCT TTCCCTTACTTTCCCCACCG ACTATCCGTTCAAGCCTCCTAAGGTGCAGTTTACGACCAAGATCTATCATCCCAACATCAATGCCAACGGGTCTATCTGTTTGGACATCTTGCGAGACCAATGGAGCCCGGCATTGACCATTTCAAAGG TCTTGTTGTCCATCTGTTCCATGCTGACAGACCCTAACCCTGACGATCCTTTGGTGCCCGAGATTGCAAAC ACCTACAAAACTGATAGGGCACGATATGAGGC